The sequence below is a genomic window from Falsibacillus albus.
TGGTCGCCGTTGCGTTATTCTTCTTTGCATTTACGACCATCATGGCATATTACTACATTGCCGAGACAAATGTTGCTTATTTATTCAAAGGGAAATCCAATAAATTTGCAGTCTGGGCACTGAAATTCGTTCTATTAGGCGCGACCTTCTACGGCGCTGTAAAAACGGCAAAAATCGCTTGGGCGCTAGGAGATATCGGGCTTGGTATCATGGTTTGGCTCAATATGATCGCGATTGTCATACTTTATAAACCTGCGATGAAGGCACTGAAAGACTATGAACAGCAGAAGAAACTAGGACTCGATCCGGTTTTTAACTCTAAAAAGCTGGGAATTAAAAATGCCGAGTTCTGGGAAGAAGAATACAAAGTGGAAGAAGAGAAGGTTTCATAATCTTCAAAAAAACAGCTGATTTTGCAGCTGTTTTTTTGCTTGCATACTAATGCTGGAGCTTCCATGAAAGTCTATGATATGATAGTTTCCATATATTAGCTGTACGATGAAGAGGGGGGATCAACTATGGTATCCACATTTATACCTCGGCGAATGCTGGGAAAAAGTGACCTGGAGATGTCGGCACTTGGCTTGGGCACATGGCAATTCAGTAAAGGAAATGGTTTGGTTGGCCGGTTCTGGCCGGTGATGGAGCAGGAAGAAATAAAGAAAATCATTGAAGTCAGTTTAAATGGAGGCATCAACTGGTTCGATACAGCAGAGGTATACGGGAAAGGAAAATCCGAAGAAGCCTTGGCGGAAGCGATTTTATCACTGGGCGATCAAGCGGCTGGTGCCATGGTTGCAACGAAGTGGTGGCCTCTGTTCAGGAGGGCTGGTTCGATTACATCTACGATCGGAAAAAGACTGGATGCTCTAAAAGGCTTAAACATTGACTTATATCAAATCCACCAGCCGTTTTCTTTTTCGCGTGTCAGCGCTGAAATGGACGCCATGGCGGAACTGATATCCCAAAAGAAAATACGATTTGCTGGCGTAAGCAACTTCAACGCCGAGAAGATGATCAAAGCACATCAGGTTTTGGCCGGGCATGGATTCCCTCTCGTTTCCAATCAAGTGAAATACAGCTTGCTCGATAGAAGAATTGAACAAAATGGTGTTCTTCAAGCAGCAAAGGATCTAGGCATCTCAATCATCGCGTATTCACCATTGGAACAAGGGATCTTAACCGGGAAATTCCATGAAAATCCTAAGCTGATCAAAAATATAAGCGGTCCGCGCAAATATATGTCCTATTTCAAGCCTGCTGGGCTGGAAAAGACAAAGCCGTTGATTGATTTATTAGCGAGGATCGCAAAGGAATACAATGTATCCTCAAGCCAAGCCGCGCTGAACTGGTTGATTCATTTCCATGGAGACAGTGTGTTTGCCATTCC
It includes:
- a CDS encoding aldo/keto reductase, with amino-acid sequence MVSTFIPRRMLGKSDLEMSALGLGTWQFSKGNGLVGRFWPVMEQEEIKKIIEVSLNGGINWFDTAEVYGKGKSEEALAEAILSLGDQAAGAMVATKWWPLFRRAGSITSTIGKRLDALKGLNIDLYQIHQPFSFSRVSAEMDAMAELISQKKIRFAGVSNFNAEKMIKAHQVLAGHGFPLVSNQVKYSLLDRRIEQNGVLQAAKDLGISIIAYSPLEQGILTGKFHENPKLIKNISGPRKYMSYFKPAGLEKTKPLIDLLARIAKEYNVSSSQAALNWLIHFHGDSVFAIPGASKLRHAEENIGALSFKLTPEHMEEIDHASKKILKH